A portion of the Manihot esculenta cultivar AM560-2 chromosome 2, M.esculenta_v8, whole genome shotgun sequence genome contains these proteins:
- the LOC110605937 gene encoding uncharacterized protein LOC110605937 has protein sequence MWNFASNCMAGSAGLKTTPKLNQDASDYSDDEVSSLVSREEGLECPICWESFNIVENVPYVLWCGHTLCKNCILGLQWAVVKFPTLPIQLPLFISCPWCNLLSFRLVYRGNLKFPRKNYFLLWMVESKNHDGQKSHNTFCEDHQPLWSPDDDLAPGNEFSHNNIRRGHHLEPSRTNHDQNHGNAILNFGRINSSFQKSLVFFIHLTAKFPLVIIFLLIILYAIPASAAILAVYVLITVLFAVPSFLILYFAYPSLDWLVKEIIT, from the coding sequence ATGTGGAATTTTGCATCCAATTGTATGGCGGGAAGTGCTGGTTTGAAGACTACTCCAAAGCTAAATCAAGATGCATCAGATTATTCAGATGATGAGGTGTCTTCTCTTGTTAGCAGAGAAGAAGGCCTAGAATGCCCAATATGCTGGGAATCTTTCAATATTGTGGAAAATGTGCCTTACGTTTTATGGTGTGGCCATACGCTGTGTAAAAATTGCATATTAGGACTGCAATGGGCAGTTGTGAAATTCCCCACGTTACCAATTCAACTTCCCCTCTTTATTTCCTGTCCATGGTGCAATCTCTTATCCTTCCGTCTTGTCTACAGAGGCAACTTGAAGTTTCCTCGCAAGAATTACTTTCTACTTTGGATGGTTGAAAGCAAGAATCATGATGGACAGAAGTCCCATAACACCTTTTGTGAAGATCATCAACCCCTATGGTCACCAGACGATGATTTAGCCCCCGGAAATGAGTTCAGTCACAATAACATCAGAAGGGGGCATCATCTAGAACCATCAAGAACAAACCATGATCAGAATCATGGTAATGCTATTCTGAATTTTGGAAGAATAAATTCTTCCTTTCAGAAGTCACTGGTTTTCTTTATTCATTTAACTGCTAAGTTTCCTTTGGTCATTATATTCCTTTTGATTATATTATATGCCATACCTGCTAGTGCAGCCATTTTGGCCGTGTACGTTCTTATTACTGTTCTGTTTGCTGTCCCATCATTTCTAATACTGTACTTTGCTTATCCTAGTTTGGATTGGCTTGTCAAAGAAATCATCACTTGA
- the LOC110609592 gene encoding EID1-like F-box protein 2 produces MILTKQYRCVHSSSCQCTKGHLSEDVIFLVFQQLNWNPKLIATLSCTCKWFDDLAKRVLWKEFCRARAPKMMLDLQSSGSHSVDGNWRALGKLLIYCSGCSKGGLFNSIHIPGHFVYRTRFSRTSGKSFLLPQCRTDVLYVSDPCEHLDQGEEGDVGFFRGIFKSFSMSKVRKMLIKKGAQLHPTEVCPYCKAKLWSMLQAKMIPQSASCRLGSYEDCVEYYVCLNGHVLGICTLLPLSDSEEASELE; encoded by the coding sequence ATGATTTTAACAAAGCAATACCGTTGCGTACACTCATCAAGCTGTCAATGCACAAAAGGGCATCTAAGTGAAGATGTAATTTTTTTAGTCTTTCAACAACTGAACTGGAACCCTAAATTGATTGCCACCCTGTCGTGTACATGTAAATGGTTTGATGATTTGGCCAAGCGAGTGCTGTGGAAAGAGTTTTGTCGAGCAAGGGCTCCAAAAATGATGCTTGATCTGCAATCTAGTGGAAGTCACAGTGTCGATGGGAATTGGAGAGCACTTGGAAAACTGCTTATTTACTGCTCAGGATGTAGCAAGGGAGGTCTCTTCAATAGCATTCATATCCCTGGTCATTTTGTTTACAGGACTCGGTTTTCTAGGACTTCAGGGAAGAGTTTTCTTTTGCCACAATGCAGAACAGATGTTTTGTATGTCTCTGACCCTTGTGAACATCTTGATCAAGGGGAAGAAGGTGATGTGGGATTTTTCCGTGGAATTTTCAAGTCATTCTCAATGTCAAAGGTCCGGAAGATGCTGATTAAAAAGGGAGCCCAGCTTCATCCAACAGAGGTGTGCCCTTATTGCAAGGCAAAGTTGTGGAGCATGTTGCAAGCCAAAATGATACCACAGAGTGCCAGCTGCAGGTTAGGTTCCTATGAGGATTGTGTCGAGTATTATGTGTGCCTTAATGGACATGTGCTTGGAATCTGCACCCTCTTACCCTTGTCTGATTCAGAAGAGGCATCCGAGTTGGAGTGA
- the LOC110608706 gene encoding pentatricopeptide repeat-containing protein At3g29290 isoform X2, with the protein MAEILGNSISVNLKWDRFAWQSSLYNPSNCEYGVCWRSYHCSLYSSSVMKMNRDPVGIREFSTFPMSMKGFGCAQRKTTHLSSLIGSTKMTNLLAISSLAASNEPGLISEENEENEFIQRRKDELNRDYFGEHLPPWGNLMAHHRSDMDTESTAQPSMLSRDVITVKEIRVHLLEETDEEDLSRKILMLSRSNKVRSALELFRSMEFSGLQPNGHACNSLISCLIRNQLLDNALRVFEFMKRIEITTGHTYSLILKAVADYQGCDYSLNMFRELGGFSGDRNDFDVIVYNTMISVCGRVNNWVETERIWKNMKQKGISGTQITCSLLVSIFVRCGQNELALDAYSEMIQNGIKPRDDALQALIGACTKEGKWDLALNVFQTMLNHGIRPNLTACNALINSLGKAGELKQALKVFQIAKSLGHTHDAYTWNALLNGLYRANRFSDALQLFENIKREQSSQINEHLYNTALMSCQKLGLWDKALQLLWQLEASGLSVSTTSYNLVIGACETARKPKVALQVYEHMIHQNCTPDTFTYLSLLRSCIWASLWSEVDEILDQVAPDVSLYNAAIHGMCLRGKIESAKNLYMEMRRRGLKPDGKTRALMLQNLRKVSTKGRR; encoded by the exons ATGGCAGAAATTTTGGGGAATTCGATTTCAGTTAATTTGAAATGGGATAGGTTTGCTTGGCAAAGTAGCTTGTACAATCCAAGTAATTGTGAATATGGGGTTTGTTGGAGGAGTTACCATTGTAGCTTGTACAGTAGTTCAGTGATGAAAATGAATAGAGATCCTGTGGGAATACGCGAGTTCAGTACTTTTCCCATGTCAATGAAGGGGTTTGGATGTGCACAACGGAAGACAACCCATTTGAGTTCACTTATTGGATCCACTAAAATGACAAATTTGCTAGCTATATCAAGTTTGGCTGCTAGTAATGAACCTGGGTTGATTTCTGAAGAAAATGAAGAGAATGAGTTTATtcaaagaagaaaagatgaactTAACAGAGATTATTTTGGAGAGCATTTGCCCCCTTGGGGAAATTTGATGGCTCACCACAGATCAGATATGGATACTGAAAGTACCGCTCAGCCTTCAATGCTGTCAAGAGATGTGATCACTGTTAAAGAAATTAGGGTACACCTTTTAGAGGAAACAGATGAAGAAGACCTATCAAGAAAGATCTTGATGCTTAGCAGATCCAACAAAGTTAGAAGTGCATTAGAATTGTTCAGGTCCATGGAGTTCTCTGGTCTACAACCCAATGGACATGCTTGTAATTCTCTCATCTCTTGTCTCATAAGAAATCAACTACTTGACAATGCATTGAGAGTATTTGAGTTCATGAAGAGAATTGAGATCACAACAGGCCATACATATTCCTTAATACTAAAAGCAGTTGCGGATTATCAGGGTTGTGATTACTCTCTTAATATGTTTAGAGAATTAGGGGGGTTTTCAGGAGACAGAAATGACTTTGATGTCATTGTTTATAACACAATGATATCTGTCTGTGGAAGAGTGAACAATTGGGTCGAGACTGAGAGAATATGGAAAAACATGAAACAAAAAGGTATTAGTGGGACACAAATTACATGCTCACTGTTAGTTAGCATTTTTGTGCGTTGTGGCCAGAATGAGCTGGCTCTTGATGCATACAGTGAGATGATTCAGAATGGTATTAAACCAAGAGATGATGCATTGCAGGCATTAATTGGGGCATGCACAAAGGAGGGAAAGTGGGATTTAGCTCTAAATGTTTTCCAGACTATGTTGAATCATGGGATCAGGCCAAATCTTACTGCATGCAATGCGTTGATAAACTCACTTGGAAAAGCTGGAGAACTCAAACAAGCACTTAAGGTGTTCCAAATAGCCAAATCTTTGGGTCACACACATGATGCATATACATGGAACGCATTGCTTAATGGACTATACAGGGCAAATCGATTTTCTGATGCTCTTCAGCTGTTTGAGAACATCAAAAGAGAACAGAGCTCTCAAATCAATGAGCATTTGTACAACACTGCTTTAATGTCATGCCAGAAACTTGGTTTATGGGATAAAGCTCTTCAGCTATTGTGGCAATTGGAAGCTTCTGGACTGTCTGTCTCAACTACGTCTTACAATCTTGTTATTGGTGCTTGTGAAACTGCAAGAAAGCCAAAAGTTGCATTGCAAGTTTACGAGCACATGATCCACCAGAATTGCACTCCAGACACTTTTACCTATTTGTCTCTATTAAGAAGCTGCATTTGGGCATCTCTTTGGAGTGAAGTGGATGAAATTCTAGAT CAAGTTGCACCAGATGTGTCTCTCTACAATGCGGCCATTCACGGAATGTGTTTGCGAGGCAAGATCGAGTCTGCTAAGAACCTGTACATGGAAATGCGCAGGAGAGGTCTTAAACCTGATGGCAAAACACGAGCTCTGATGCTTCAGAACCTGCGAAAGGTTTCAACTAAAGGTCGCAGGTAG
- the LOC110608706 gene encoding pentatricopeptide repeat-containing protein At3g29290 isoform X1 has translation MAEILGNSISVNLKWDRFAWQSSLYNPSNCEYGVCWRSYHCSLYSSSVMKMNRDPVGIREFSTFPMSMKGFGCAQRKTTHLSSLIGSTKMTNLLAISSLAASNEPGLISEENEENEFIQRRKDELNRDYFGEHLPPWGNLMAHHRSDMDTESTAQPSMLSRDVITVKEIRVHLLEETDEEDLSRKILMLSRSNKVRSALELFRSMEFSGLQPNGHACNSLISCLIRNQLLDNALRVFEFMKRIEITTGHTYSLILKAVADYQGCDYSLNMFRELGGFSGDRNDFDVIVYNTMISVCGRVNNWVETERIWKNMKQKGISGTQITCSLLVSIFVRCGQNELALDAYSEMIQNGIKPRDDALQALIGACTKEGKWDLALNVFQTMLNHGIRPNLTACNALINSLGKAGELKQALKVFQIAKSLGHTHDAYTWNALLNGLYRANRFSDALQLFENIKREQSSQINEHLYNTALMSCQKLGLWDKALQLLWQLEASGLSVSTTSYNLVIGACETARKPKVALQVYEHMIHQNCTPDTFTYLSLLRSCIWASLWSEVDEILDQQVAPDVSLYNAAIHGMCLRGKIESAKNLYMEMRRRGLKPDGKTRALMLQNLRKVSTKGRR, from the exons ATGGCAGAAATTTTGGGGAATTCGATTTCAGTTAATTTGAAATGGGATAGGTTTGCTTGGCAAAGTAGCTTGTACAATCCAAGTAATTGTGAATATGGGGTTTGTTGGAGGAGTTACCATTGTAGCTTGTACAGTAGTTCAGTGATGAAAATGAATAGAGATCCTGTGGGAATACGCGAGTTCAGTACTTTTCCCATGTCAATGAAGGGGTTTGGATGTGCACAACGGAAGACAACCCATTTGAGTTCACTTATTGGATCCACTAAAATGACAAATTTGCTAGCTATATCAAGTTTGGCTGCTAGTAATGAACCTGGGTTGATTTCTGAAGAAAATGAAGAGAATGAGTTTATtcaaagaagaaaagatgaactTAACAGAGATTATTTTGGAGAGCATTTGCCCCCTTGGGGAAATTTGATGGCTCACCACAGATCAGATATGGATACTGAAAGTACCGCTCAGCCTTCAATGCTGTCAAGAGATGTGATCACTGTTAAAGAAATTAGGGTACACCTTTTAGAGGAAACAGATGAAGAAGACCTATCAAGAAAGATCTTGATGCTTAGCAGATCCAACAAAGTTAGAAGTGCATTAGAATTGTTCAGGTCCATGGAGTTCTCTGGTCTACAACCCAATGGACATGCTTGTAATTCTCTCATCTCTTGTCTCATAAGAAATCAACTACTTGACAATGCATTGAGAGTATTTGAGTTCATGAAGAGAATTGAGATCACAACAGGCCATACATATTCCTTAATACTAAAAGCAGTTGCGGATTATCAGGGTTGTGATTACTCTCTTAATATGTTTAGAGAATTAGGGGGGTTTTCAGGAGACAGAAATGACTTTGATGTCATTGTTTATAACACAATGATATCTGTCTGTGGAAGAGTGAACAATTGGGTCGAGACTGAGAGAATATGGAAAAACATGAAACAAAAAGGTATTAGTGGGACACAAATTACATGCTCACTGTTAGTTAGCATTTTTGTGCGTTGTGGCCAGAATGAGCTGGCTCTTGATGCATACAGTGAGATGATTCAGAATGGTATTAAACCAAGAGATGATGCATTGCAGGCATTAATTGGGGCATGCACAAAGGAGGGAAAGTGGGATTTAGCTCTAAATGTTTTCCAGACTATGTTGAATCATGGGATCAGGCCAAATCTTACTGCATGCAATGCGTTGATAAACTCACTTGGAAAAGCTGGAGAACTCAAACAAGCACTTAAGGTGTTCCAAATAGCCAAATCTTTGGGTCACACACATGATGCATATACATGGAACGCATTGCTTAATGGACTATACAGGGCAAATCGATTTTCTGATGCTCTTCAGCTGTTTGAGAACATCAAAAGAGAACAGAGCTCTCAAATCAATGAGCATTTGTACAACACTGCTTTAATGTCATGCCAGAAACTTGGTTTATGGGATAAAGCTCTTCAGCTATTGTGGCAATTGGAAGCTTCTGGACTGTCTGTCTCAACTACGTCTTACAATCTTGTTATTGGTGCTTGTGAAACTGCAAGAAAGCCAAAAGTTGCATTGCAAGTTTACGAGCACATGATCCACCAGAATTGCACTCCAGACACTTTTACCTATTTGTCTCTATTAAGAAGCTGCATTTGGGCATCTCTTTGGAGTGAAGTGGATGAAATTCTAGAT CAGCAAGTTGCACCAGATGTGTCTCTCTACAATGCGGCCATTCACGGAATGTGTTTGCGAGGCAAGATCGAGTCTGCTAAGAACCTGTACATGGAAATGCGCAGGAGAGGTCTTAAACCTGATGGCAAAACACGAGCTCTGATGCTTCAGAACCTGCGAAAGGTTTCAACTAAAGGTCGCAGGTAG
- the LOC110608705 gene encoding chaperone protein ClpB3, chloroplastic — MAATTAASFSGISLFPPSPHQSNRNVLPLPSLSFPAKRNSLKSLLLKRSGVGYESISRSRRSFVVRCNASNGRITQQEFTEMAWQGIVSSPDVAKENKHQIVETEHLMKALLEQKNGLARRIFSKAGVDNTRLLEATDKFIQRQPKVLGESAGSMLGRDLEALIQRAREYKKDYGDSFVSVEHLVLAFTQDQRFGKQLFRDFQISQQTLKSAIESIRGRQSVIDQDPEGKYEALEKYGKDLTAMAKAGKLDPVIGRDDEIRRCIQILSRRTKNNPVLIGEPGVGKTAISEGLAQRIVQGDVPQALMNRKLISLDMGALIAGAKYRGEFEDRLKAVLKEVTESDGQTILFIDEIHTVVGAGATNGAMDAGNLLKPMLGRGELRCIGATTLDEYRKYIEKDPALERRFQQVYVDQPSVEDTISILRGLRERYELHHGVRISDSALVEAAILSDRYISGRFLPDKAIDLVDEAAAKLKMEITSKPTALDEIDRSVLKLEMEKLSLTNDTDRASRDRLNRLEAELSLLKKKQMELTEQWEHEKTVMTRIQSIKEEIDRVNLEIQQAEREYDLNRAAELKYGSLNSLQRQLGSAEKELDEYMSSGKSMLREEVTGDDIAEVVSKWTGIPVSKLKQSEKEKLLHLEEELHKRVVGQDNAVRSVAEAIQRSRAGLSDPRRPIASFMFMGPTGVGKTELAKALASYMFNTEEALVRIDMSEYMEKHAVSRLIGAPPGYVGYEEGGQLTETIRRRPYAVILFDEIEKAHSDVFNVFLQILDDGRVTDSQGRTVSFTNTVIIMTSNVGSQYILDTDDDMPKEVAYETIKQRVLEAARSVFRPEFMNRVDEYIVFQPLDRDQINSIVRLQLERVQQRIADRKMKMQVTETAVELLGSLGYDPNYGARPVKRVIQQYVENELAKGILRGEFKDEDTVLVDTEVSAFSNGQLPQQKLVFKRLEIDANASAAENQAVSRTL; from the exons ATGGCAGCTACAACTGCGGCGTCGTTTAGTGGGATCAGCCTTTTTCCGCCGTCCCCACATCAGAGTAATAGGAATGTGTTACCTTTGCCGTCTCTAAGCTTTCCTGCAAAACGGAATTCTCTGAAGTCGCTTTTGTTGAAGAGGAGTGGCGTTGGTTACGAGAGTATTTCGAGGAGTCGAAGGTCCTTTGTCGTAAGGTGTAATGCTTCTAATGGAAGG ATTACTCAGCAAGAATTTACGGAAATGGCATGGCAAGGAATTGTTTCTTCTCCTGATGTCGCCAAAGAGAACAAGCATCAGATAGTGGAGACAGAGCATTTGATGAAAGCTCTATTAGAGCAGAAAAATGGGCTGGCTCGTCGGATCTTTTCAAAAGCTGGGGTTGATAATACACGTCTTTTAGAAGCTACTGATAAGTTTATCCAgcggcagccgaag GTTCTTGGTGAATCTGCTGGTTCAATGTTAGGACGTGATTTGGAGGCTTTGATCCAACGAGCCAGGGAGTATAAGAAAGACTACGGGGATTCATTTGTTTCTGTCGAGCATTTGGTTCTTGCGTTCACTCAGGATCAACGATTTGGGAAGCAGTTGTTTAGGGATTTTCAGATATCTCAGCAGACACTGAAATCTGCAATAGAATCAATAAGGGGGCGCCAATCAGTTATAGACCAAG ATCCTGAGGGGAAGTATGAAGCTCTAGAGAAATATGGAAAAGATTTGACAGCTATGGCAAAAGCAGGAAAGCTTGACCCAGTTATCGGAAGGGATGATGAGATTCGAAGATGCATTCAGATTTTATCTAGGAGAACAAAGAACAATCCTGTGCTGATTGGTGAACCAGGTGTTGGGAAAACTGCAATATCTGAAGG GCTGGCCCAGAGAATCGTGCAAGGTGATGTACCTCAAGCTCTGATGAACAGGAAG CTAATATCACTTGACATGGGTGCACTCATTGCTGGGGCAAAATATCGAGGAGAATTTGAAGATAGACTGAAGGCTGTACTTAAGGAAGTTACAGAGTCAGATGGTCAGACTATCCTTTTCATTGATGAGATCCACACAGTTGTTGGGGCAG GTGCTACAAATGGTGCAATGGACGCAGGCAATCTCTTGAAGCCAATGCTCGGTCGGGGAGAGTTAAGGTGTATTGGTGCAACAACACTAGATGAATATCGAAAATATATTGAGAAGGATCCTGCCTTGGAGCGTCGTTTCCAGCAAGTTTATGTTGATCAACCTTCAGTTGAAGATACAATTTCCATTCTTCGGGGACTACGTGAAAGATATGAGCTGCACCATGGAGTTCGTATTTCTGACAGTGCACTTGTGGAAGCTGCAATTCTTTCTGACCGTTATATCAGCGGACGATTTTTACCTGACAAAG CTATTGATCTAGTCGATGAAGCAGCAGCAAAATTGAAAATGGAGATCACTTCAAAGCCTACTGCCCTTGATGAAATTGACCGTTCTGTATTGAAATTGGAGATGGAAAAGCTCTCTCTTACTAATGATACAGACAGAGCTTCAAGAGATCGATTGAACCGCCTTGAGGCTGAATTGTCCCTGTTGAAGAAGAAACAAATGGAGCTGACAGAGCAATGGGAGCATGAGAAGACTGTCATGACTCGCATTCAGTCAATTAAGGAGGAG ATAGACAGGGTAAATCTTGAGATTCAGCAAGCTGAGCGTGAGTATGATCTTAATCGTGCCGCTGAACTGAAATATGGTAGCCTTAACTCTTTGCAACGCCAACTTGGAAGTGCTGAGAAAGAGTTGGATGAGTATATGAGTTCTGGAAAGTCCATGCTGAGAGAAGAAGTTACAGGAGATGATATTGCTGAAGTTGTCAGCAAGTGGACTGGCATCCCTGTTTCAAAGCTCAAACAATCAGAGAAAGAGAAGCTTCTGCATTTGGAGGAAGAGCTGCACAAGCGTGTAGTGGGTCAGGATAATGCAGTGAGATCAGTAGCCGAGGCAATTCAGAGATCTCGAGCTGGTCTCTCAGATCCTCGGCGTCCGATAGCTAGCTTCATGTTCATGGGTCCCACTGGTGTTGGAAAAACAGAACTAGCTAAAGCACTAGCTTCCTATATGTTTAATACTGAAGAAGCCCTTGTACGAATTGACATGAGCGAATACATGGAAAAGCATGCAGTTTCACGATTGATAGGTGCCCCACCTGGTTATGTGGGGTATGAGGAAGGGGGACAGTTGACGGAGACAATTCGCAGGAGGCCATATGCAGTTATTCTTTTTGATGAGATAGAAAAGGCCCATTCTGATGTGTTCAAcgtcttccttcagatcttggATGATGGGAGGGTGACAGATTCACAGGGTCGCACTGTTAGTTTCACTAACACTGTCATCATAATGACTTCCAATGTGGGTTCACAATACATACTTGACACGGATGATGACATGCCAAAGGAGGTAGCTTATGAAACTATCAAGCAGAGGGTGTTGGAAGCTGCAAGATCAGTCTTTCGACCTGAATTTATGAACAGGGTTGATGAGTACATAGTTTTCCAGCCACTGGATCGCGATCAAATAAACAGCATTGTCAGATTACAG TTAGAACGCGTGCAGCAGAGGATTGCAGACAGGAAGATGAAAATGCAGGTGACTGAGACAGCTGTTGAGCTTTTAGGGAGTCTTGGTTATGATCCCAACTATGGAGCTAGGCCAGTTAAGCGGGTGATTCAGCAGTATGTTGAAAATGAACTTGCCAAGGGTATCTTAAGGGGGGAGTTTAAGGACGAGGACACTGTATTAGTGGACACGGAGGTTTCAGCTTTTTCCAATGGCCAGCTTCCCCAGCAAAAGCTAGTTTTCAAGCGGCTTGAAATTGACGCAAATGCCTCAGCTGCAGAAAACCAAGCTGTTTCACGGACTCTTTGA
- the LOC110605805 gene encoding membrane-anchored ubiquitin-fold protein 2 yields MAVVQDQLEIKFRLTDGSDIGPKTFPAATSVSTLKESVLAQWPKDKEHGPRTVKDLKLISAGKILENNRTVGECRSPLCDIPGGVTTMHVVVQPSSLDKEKRSSRQSKQNKCVCVIL; encoded by the exons ATGGCCGTGGTGCAAGATCAGCTAGAGATCAAGTTTCGGTTGACTGATGGATCTGATATCGGTCCCAAAACCTTTCCTGCTGCTACAAGTGTTTCAACCTTGAAGGAGAGTGTTCTCGCTCAATGGCCTAAAG ACAAGGAGCATGGTCCAAGGACAGTGAAAGATCTCAAGTTAATAAGTGCAGGCAAAATACTGGAGAACAACAGAACAGTAGGGGAATGCCGGAGCCCTCTCTGTGATATCCCCGGTGGCGTTACAACCATGCATGTAGTTGTTCAACCATCTTCCTTGGATAAAG AAAAGAGATCATCCAGACAATCAAAGCAGAACAAATGTGTTTGTGTTATATTATAA